A window from Aedes aegypti strain LVP_AGWG unplaced genomic scaffold, AaegL5.0 Primary Assembly AGWG_AaegL5_hic_scaff_1545_PBJ_arrow, whole genome shotgun sequence encodes these proteins:
- the LOC5571122 gene encoding uncharacterized protein LOC5571122, producing MIGKVLIIALFTVQSTRSDVFTSKSITRALVPPRKDSEYKNGYSTTLLPEVIINRQPTRTTITPQRDFQGYFYNPPTNEYIPPEPPFADEPQPPAQRPPLSDEYPSVDNQYLPPEEDSGTPDDTQFADPPVNDYLPPPQLPPQRDEIIIVTTESGYQYNPPSSPIPPFADEGFSNPSTDTGYNYDRPANAYIPPLGRALRDEVPGGSRPIRLQLNDLTCLDNIGGFFRSSLTIQSAIESVPLVDVTSDSDLNGCDVRVAQNRLLVDIESNNFARCGVQQCGVNSRELCLRLRFPQIAGMRTAADSILTLQCKIQQRVVAKTHSVRLGVNNDVQERSASGTFAYGGTQRPFRTQLGLFRRSDNGNGFTRALEPGGSVVLGEELMLRTQVRSGDGWNFTRLSEVVMQRQTSAGSVLNSATVVTTNGCLNPTMRAISSVAPVAESPLSYRLNFRAAMFQGMRSGDEMVMRVRIVGCVDRRECAVENCATVRSKRDTADNSTEDTSDQDELPSEVSTISFRIMLPSNSTIDLRPGAESTRSFLTLSVAVIISVVMLVALIVLITVIKLYRTKQLHYDEYRSD from the exons ATGATCGGAAAAGTTTTAATTATTGCTCTGTTCACGGTACAATCGACGCGTAGTGACGTTTTCACTAGCAAAAGTATCACTCGAGCATTGGTTCCCCCTCGAAAGGATTCCGAGTACAAGAATGGGTACTCTACCACACTTCTGCCAGAAGTTATCATAAATCGTCAACCGACACGAACTACAATAACTCCACAGCGAGACTTCCAAGGATATTTCTACAATCCACCAACTAATGAGTATATACCACCGGAGCCACCTTTTGCGGATGAACCGCAGCCACCAGCACAGAGACCTCCTCTCTCGGACGAATACCCATCGGTGGATAACCAATACCTGCCTCCAGAAGAAGATTCTGGAACCCCGGATGATACTCAATTCGCCGATCCACCAGTCAATGACTACTTGCCACCACCACAGTTACCTCCGCaacgtgatgaaatcatcattgttaCAACCGAGTCTGGTTACCAGTACAATCCTCCGAGTTCACCAATACCTCCATTTGCGGATGAAGGTTTCTCCAATCCGTCAACGGATACCGGGTACAACTACGACCGGCCTGCTAATGCTTACATCCCGCCACTCGGAAGAGCATTGCGAGATGAAGTTCCGGGCGGTTCTCGACCTATAAGACTGCAGCTGAACGATCTGACCTGTCTGGACAACATTGGGGGTTTCTTCAGATCGTCCCTCACCATACAAAGTGCTATTGAAAGTGTTCCTCTTGTAGACGTTACTAGTGACAGTGACCTAAACGGTTGTGATGTTCGGGTAGCCCAAAATAGACTCCTGGTGGACATTGAATCGAACAATTTCGCAAGATGCGGCGTTCAACAGTGCGGTGTCAATTCCCGGGAATTGTGCTTACGGTTAAGATTTCCTCAAATTGCGGGAATGCGTACGGCCGCCGATTCAATTCTCACCCTACAGTGCAAAATACAGCAACGTGTCGTAGCGAAAACGCATTCCGTTCGACTTGGTGTGAACAATGATGTGCAGGAACGAAGCGCATCCGGAACGTTTGCGTACGGAGGAACCCAGCGGCCCTTTCGTACACAGCTGGGGCTTTTCCGAAGATCTGACAACGGGAACGGATTCACCCGAGCACTCGAACCAGGTGGCTCGGTAGTTTTAGGAGAGGAACTGATGCTGCGTACGCAAGTCCGTAGCGGAGATG GTTGGAACTTCACGCGGCTGTCCGAAGTCGTTATGCAGCGACAGACTTCAGCCGGAAGTGTGCTCAACTCGGCAACCGTTGTGACGACGAATGGCTGTCTGAATCCTACGATGAGAGCAATCAGCTCAGTGGCACCTGTGGCGGAATCGCCACTCAGCTATAGGTTGAACTTCCGGGCTGCGATGTTCCAGGGAATGCGAAGCGGTGACGAAATGGTTATGCGAGTACGAATAGTGGGCTGCGTTGATCGGAGGGAGTGCGCTGTG GAAAATTGCGCAACAGTGCGTTCTAAACGCGATACCGCCGACAACTCAACCGAAGATACATCCGACCAGGACGAGCTCCCCTCCGAGGTGTCAACGATTTCGTTCCGAATCATGCTGCCGTCGAATTCCACCATCGACCTTCGGCCTGGCGCCGAATCGACTCGATCGTTTCTCACGCTCTCGGTGGCAGTGATCATTTCGGTGGTAATGCTAGTAGCGCTAATCGTGCTGATTACCGTCATAAAGCTATACCGAACCAAACAGCTGCACTACGATGAGTACCGATCGGATTAA